One stretch of Streptococcus australis DNA includes these proteins:
- a CDS encoding DNA-binding protein, with protein sequence MPDIANGREKVNAFLKEKGIKKTTLAVAYGFKRQEVTNILSGTTKGPRANSFILQVIEDYGIE encoded by the coding sequence ATGCCAGATATCGCAAACGGTCGTGAAAAGGTTAATGCTTTCTTAAAAGAGAAAGGCATTAAAAAGACAACTCTAGCGGTTGCTTACGGCTTTAAGCGACAGGAAGTAACAAACATTCTAAGTGGGACGACAAAAGGTCCACGAGCGAACAGTTTCATTCTTCAGGTTATTGAAGATTATGGGATTGAGTAG
- a CDS encoding helix-turn-helix domain-containing protein, translating into MFETFEKIKELAKKRGKALGQVEEDLGYGRNTLYKIKNSTPNAERIAEIANYFNVSTDYLLGRTDNPAIAKDDKENAYLGPAETELVAAFRNQTQNMTEEEKVRFNKAIESLMVTAKTLMDDDSKWR; encoded by the coding sequence ATGTTTGAGACATTTGAAAAAATTAAAGAATTAGCAAAAAAGCGTGGAAAAGCTCTTGGGCAAGTCGAAGAAGACTTGGGTTATGGCAGAAATACACTGTATAAGATAAAAAACTCTACGCCAAATGCTGAGCGTATCGCAGAAATTGCTAACTACTTCAACGTATCCACCGATTATTTACTCGGACGGACAGATAATCCTGCTATTGCAAAGGATGACAAGGAAAATGCATATCTTGGTCCAGCTGAGACTGAACTTGTCGCAGCGTTCAGAAATCAGACCCAGAACATGACCGAGGAAGAAAAGGTTCGTTTTAATAAGGCGATTGAAAGCTTGATGGTAACTGCTAAAACCCTGATGGACGATGACAGTAAGTGGAGGTAA
- a CDS encoding zinc ribbon domain-containing protein, which translates to MKFCPECGNPVEGYKFCPNCGYSIANQEPTEQPQPVNKPASPSPAPRSRKTDKVGPLEIDRYNRTYRIHGAQKAKGSSGLVGGAIKGSVKAGLAMGTMGLSLIPSLIKKDKNDTDWYSFEDLVSYELIINNQTVVSGGVGQALIAGAMFGAIGAVAGGIVAKRKSTSKILNMTVRVTSNDFTKPVVFIDLIRKSVKNTSKEYKEAVENAQRIMGALDVIVHNS; encoded by the coding sequence ATGAAATTTTGTCCTGAATGTGGCAATCCAGTAGAGGGTTACAAGTTCTGTCCAAATTGCGGTTATTCTATCGCTAACCAAGAACCGACCGAACAACCTCAGCCGGTCAATAAACCGGCTTCTCCATCTCCTGCTCCACGAAGCAGAAAAACGGACAAAGTCGGACCACTTGAGATTGATAGATATAATCGTACCTATCGTATTCATGGAGCTCAAAAAGCAAAAGGTTCTTCTGGATTGGTCGGAGGAGCAATTAAAGGCTCGGTAAAAGCAGGGCTTGCAATGGGAACGATGGGATTGTCTTTGATACCGTCCTTGATCAAGAAAGATAAGAATGACACAGATTGGTATTCGTTCGAGGATTTAGTATCGTACGAATTGATTATCAATAATCAAACTGTTGTTTCTGGAGGAGTTGGTCAAGCATTGATTGCAGGCGCTATGTTTGGTGCGATTGGCGCTGTCGCAGGCGGTATTGTTGCGAAAAGAAAATCAACTTCTAAAATTTTAAACATGACAGTCCGTGTAACCTCAAATGACTTCACTAAACCAGTCGTATTTATTGACTTGATTAGAAAGTCAGTAAAGAACACTTCGAAAGAATACAAAGAAGCCGTCGAGAACGCTCAGCGAATCATGGGAGCATTGGACGTTATCGTTCATAATTCGTAA
- a CDS encoding ImmA/IrrE family metallo-endopeptidase, with protein MAREIISRRQYIQHWDYAVPVIEAVSRQNNIPLEQVTFQHIIRYFEQTYNLHFIFFEKDPFPMLPSAGLLGSEYIRYRGLVNHPDVTYLDDIICKHNDGFTIYSKEKEKYLVYINQTHIKRRVIFTILHELAHIAAHFSTGRSDEVALACANNYQSNPLEIEANTMASLFYINNERMVWHLKNKHSYEQIKQANTISDNALFNRLVDFVHYRILSYDEYLLDDQQQRRVAIDLVTKYKQGNNILQQYYDIDV; from the coding sequence ATGGCTAGAGAAATTATTTCCCGTAGACAGTACATCCAACACTGGGATTACGCCGTCCCGGTGATCGAAGCAGTTTCTCGACAGAATAATATTCCACTTGAACAAGTTACTTTTCAGCACATTATCCGTTACTTTGAACAGACTTACAACCTTCATTTTATCTTCTTTGAAAAGGACCCGTTTCCTATGCTTCCTTCAGCCGGTCTACTTGGGTCTGAATACATTAGATATCGAGGGCTTGTCAATCATCCAGATGTTACCTACTTGGATGATATCATCTGTAAACACAATGACGGCTTTACCATTTATAGCAAAGAAAAAGAAAAGTACCTTGTTTATATCAATCAAACACATATCAAAAGACGGGTTATCTTTACCATTTTGCATGAATTAGCCCATATTGCAGCCCATTTTAGCACGGGCCGTTCTGATGAGGTCGCCCTCGCTTGCGCTAACAACTATCAGAGCAATCCGCTAGAAATAGAGGCTAACACCATGGCCTCTCTCTTTTACATCAATAATGAGCGCATGGTCTGGCACCTCAAAAACAAGCACTCATACGAGCAAATTAAACAAGCAAATACAATCAGCGATAACGCCCTTTTTAATCGATTAGTTGATTTTGTTCATTATCGGATATTGAGCTATGATGAATATTTGTTGGACGATCAACAGCAACGACGAGTAGCTATTGACCTCGTTACAAAATACAAACAAGGGAACAATATCTTACAACAATATTATGATATTGACGTGTAA